A single window of Granulicella mallensis MP5ACTX8 DNA harbors:
- a CDS encoding replication-associated recombination protein A: MSLFDTGLPERSAQRVVKTAPLAERMRPRSLDEFFGQQHLLGPGMPLRLQIERDDSASLLFWGPPGVGKTTLAKIIARETQASFIEFSAVLSGIKEIKQVMVEAEKAAEFGSRTILFVDEIHRFNKAQQDAFLPYVERGTIRLIGATTENPSFEINAALLSRCRVYTLRALGQDEVVALLQRALQDAERGLGALQLEVEEGALEAIASYSSGDARNALNALEVGAKLTEGRGEKLLTKALAAEALQQRVLLYDKKGEQHYDIISALHKSVRNSDADAALYWLGRMLFAGEDPMYVARRVVRMAVEDIGLAAPEALNLCLSARDAMHFLGSPEGELALAQAVVYLALAPKSNAVYTAFGAVRSDIESRPAEPVPLHLRNAPTKLMKELDYGKDYQYAHDVEGRVADMECLPPSLANRRYYQPTQEGREKLLSQRMDEIARIREAKRAK, translated from the coding sequence ATGAGCCTCTTCGATACAGGATTACCGGAACGAAGTGCCCAGCGAGTCGTGAAGACGGCACCGCTGGCTGAGCGCATGCGTCCACGTTCGCTGGATGAGTTTTTCGGCCAGCAGCATCTGCTGGGGCCGGGCATGCCGCTGCGGTTGCAGATTGAGCGCGACGACTCGGCTTCGCTGCTGTTCTGGGGGCCTCCGGGTGTCGGTAAGACGACGCTGGCGAAGATCATTGCGCGGGAGACGCAGGCCAGCTTCATCGAGTTTTCTGCGGTGCTTTCGGGTATCAAGGAAATTAAGCAGGTGATGGTCGAGGCCGAGAAGGCTGCGGAGTTCGGCTCGCGCACGATCCTGTTTGTGGACGAGATTCATCGCTTCAACAAGGCGCAGCAGGATGCGTTTTTGCCCTATGTCGAGCGTGGAACGATTCGCCTGATCGGAGCGACGACAGAGAATCCTTCGTTTGAGATCAATGCCGCGCTGCTGTCACGCTGCCGCGTCTATACGCTGCGCGCCCTGGGGCAGGATGAGGTGGTGGCGCTGTTGCAGCGGGCCTTGCAGGACGCAGAGCGGGGTTTGGGAGCGCTGCAGCTTGAGGTCGAAGAGGGTGCGCTGGAGGCGATTGCGTCTTACTCAAGCGGCGATGCTCGCAATGCTCTGAACGCGCTCGAAGTTGGGGCGAAACTGACCGAGGGGCGTGGCGAAAAGTTGTTGACGAAGGCGCTTGCGGCGGAGGCACTGCAGCAGCGTGTGCTGCTCTATGACAAGAAGGGCGAGCAGCATTACGACATTATTTCGGCACTGCACAAGAGCGTGCGCAACTCGGATGCGGATGCGGCGCTTTACTGGCTGGGCCGGATGTTGTTTGCGGGCGAAGATCCGATGTATGTCGCGCGGCGTGTGGTTCGCATGGCGGTTGAGGATATTGGCCTGGCTGCTCCTGAAGCGTTGAACCTGTGTCTCTCGGCGCGCGATGCGATGCACTTTCTGGGGTCTCCCGAGGGGGAACTCGCGCTGGCGCAGGCGGTGGTGTACCTGGCGCTGGCGCCCAAGTCAAACGCGGTCTATACGGCGTTTGGTGCGGTGCGCTCGGATATTGAGTCGCGTCCTGCGGAGCCCGTGCCGCTGCACCTGCGGAATGCTCCGACGAAGCTGATGAAAGAGCTGGATTATGGTAAGGACTATCAGTACGCGCACGATGTTGAGGGGCGTGTCGCTGATATGGAGTGCCTGCCGCCGTCGCTGGCTAATCGCCGGTACTATCAGCCCACGCAGGAGGGTCGCGAAAAGCTGCTCTCGCAGCGCATGGACGAGATCGCGCGGATACGGGAAGCGAAGCGGGCGAAGTAG
- a CDS encoding glycoside hydrolase family 88/105 protein, which translates to MKRILVVALAGSILFMAGGTHPGQAQMTANERQASVGDAPADPGPLATNLSGEMKSTAILAAMKKVADWQTPRIADSPSQDWTFATLYVGLLSASETLHDPQYSDAVKKVAKHYQWTLGPRKTHADDQAIGQSYLWLYREKPDPQRIQALHSQFDEIMQIPDDAAKPVWWWCDALFMAPPVWSGLAAATHDARYLGYMHQEWLVTSNLLWDPQERLFFRDKSYFDKHEKNGKKVFWSRGNGWVMGGLVRVLESLPANDPRRAFYVDRLQQMAASVAKLQGEDGLWRPGLLDAADYPYPEVSGSSFFVYSMAWGLNHHLLDEKVFAPVVAKGWAGLVGHIYADGRLGCIQPVGAAPGAYTLGASYVFGTGAFLLAGTEVNQWALHHAGKHKR; encoded by the coding sequence ATGAAGCGGATTTTAGTTGTGGCACTGGCAGGTTCGATCCTTTTTATGGCCGGGGGGACTCATCCGGGACAGGCCCAGATGACGGCGAATGAGCGGCAGGCCTCGGTGGGAGATGCCCCTGCTGATCCGGGGCCGCTGGCGACGAACCTCTCCGGTGAGATGAAATCTACCGCGATCCTGGCGGCGATGAAGAAGGTCGCGGACTGGCAGACGCCTCGTATTGCAGATTCACCCAGCCAGGATTGGACGTTTGCGACCCTGTATGTGGGGCTGCTCTCCGCCTCCGAGACGCTTCACGATCCGCAGTACAGCGACGCCGTCAAGAAGGTGGCGAAGCACTATCAGTGGACTCTGGGGCCGCGGAAGACACACGCCGACGATCAGGCGATTGGCCAGTCCTATCTGTGGCTGTATCGGGAGAAGCCCGATCCACAGCGCATCCAGGCTCTCCACAGCCAGTTCGACGAGATTATGCAGATTCCCGACGATGCGGCCAAGCCGGTCTGGTGGTGGTGCGACGCTCTATTCATGGCTCCGCCGGTATGGTCAGGGCTGGCGGCGGCGACACACGATGCACGCTATCTCGGCTACATGCATCAGGAGTGGCTGGTGACCTCGAACCTGTTGTGGGACCCGCAGGAGCGTCTTTTCTTTCGCGATAAGAGCTACTTCGACAAGCATGAGAAGAATGGGAAGAAGGTCTTCTGGTCGCGCGGCAACGGATGGGTGATGGGTGGGTTGGTGCGGGTGCTGGAGAGCCTGCCTGCAAACGATCCGCGCCGCGCGTTCTATGTCGACAGGCTGCAGCAGATGGCAGCCTCCGTGGCTAAGCTGCAGGGGGAGGATGGCTTGTGGCGGCCGGGGCTGCTGGATGCAGCCGATTATCCCTATCCCGAGGTGTCGGGATCGTCCTTCTTTGTTTACTCAATGGCCTGGGGCTTGAATCACCATCTGCTGGATGAGAAGGTGTTCGCTCCGGTCGTGGCCAAAGGCTGGGCGGGATTGGTGGGTCACATCTATGCCGATGGACGGTTGGGATGCATTCAGCCGGTGGGCGCGGCTCCTGGAGCTTATACGCTGGGTGCCAGTTATGTCTTTGGCACAGGTGCGTTTCTGCTTGCAGGGACAGAAGTGAATCAGTGGGCGCTTCACCATGCGGGGAAGCATAAGAGGTAA
- a CDS encoding LacI family DNA-binding transcriptional regulator, giving the protein MRKTEPRIPTIREVAKLARVGLMTVSRVINNHPSVRPSTRKKVEAAIVQLGYRQNEAARLLKGQRAKMIGLIVPDLSDAFFASCAHTVQHIARAHGYMTLVVSSERDADLEFQQAELMASRKVSGLLIVTSTRRGDDRLRELQNTGLAIVAFDRPLPGSDADCVLVENRTGAEEATQHLISHGHKRIACVGYDEETYTIHERVLGYTHHMNAAGLKPNIALGLLTLDGIREWLTEVLASKNKPTAIFSLNHRTSIYLLQALAEQKLRIPQDMAIVGFDDFDLASIITPPLTTVAQSPVELARRSMGLLLERIQKTHDGIESSPAKILLPVKLMVRASCGPHEERPA; this is encoded by the coding sequence ATGCGCAAGACAGAACCCCGTATACCAACCATTCGCGAAGTGGCAAAGCTGGCCCGTGTCGGCCTGATGACAGTCTCGCGCGTCATCAACAATCACCCCTCGGTGCGCCCTTCAACCCGCAAGAAGGTGGAAGCAGCCATCGTGCAGCTTGGTTATCGCCAGAACGAGGCCGCCCGCCTGCTCAAGGGCCAGCGCGCCAAGATGATCGGTCTCATCGTTCCGGACCTCTCCGATGCCTTCTTCGCCTCCTGCGCTCACACTGTTCAGCACATCGCACGCGCCCATGGGTACATGACGCTCGTCGTCTCCTCCGAACGCGATGCCGATCTCGAGTTCCAGCAGGCCGAACTCATGGCCAGCAGAAAGGTCTCCGGCCTGCTCATCGTCACCTCCACCCGCCGCGGCGACGACCGCCTGCGCGAGCTGCAGAATACTGGCCTCGCGATCGTGGCCTTTGACCGGCCACTCCCTGGCTCCGATGCCGACTGCGTCCTGGTCGAAAACCGTACTGGTGCCGAAGAGGCAACGCAGCACCTCATCTCCCATGGCCACAAGCGCATTGCCTGCGTGGGCTATGACGAAGAGACCTACACCATCCACGAGCGTGTCCTGGGTTATACCCATCACATGAATGCCGCGGGATTGAAGCCGAATATCGCGCTCGGCCTGCTGACTCTCGATGGCATACGCGAGTGGCTCACCGAGGTTCTCGCTAGTAAGAACAAGCCTACGGCGATCTTCTCACTCAACCATCGCACTTCTATCTACCTGCTACAGGCTCTGGCCGAGCAGAAGCTGCGCATCCCCCAGGACATGGCCATCGTCGGCTTTGATGACTTCGATCTCGCATCCATCATCACGCCGCCGCTCACCACCGTTGCGCAGTCCCCTGTCGAACTGGCGCGCCGCTCCATGGGTCTCCTGCTCGAGCGCATCCAGAAGACCCATGACGGGATCGAATCCTCTCCCGCCAAGATCCTTCTGCCGGTCAAGCTGATGGTGCGAGCCTCCTGTGGTCCGCACGAAGAGCGTCCTGCCTGA
- a CDS encoding sensor histidine kinase yields the protein MASIWLGFGILAASQAVFSMKSEGMHHAWIRLFLITSVAWFPWALVTPLISRLARLFPLARAWPIHLVFCVTIGAAYSAWNAWLEVLFNPYAYATLPRFAPAFTGHFFNEIVSALVLYGAILAVSSVIDSRDRLHAQQTETARLNEQLSLAQLDALRRQIEPHFLFNTLNSIAALVREHRNSDAIDMVAGLSDLLRRSLDTAPLQQVSLHEEVAFVRKYLDIQKMRFADRLQIQLEVPSELNDARVPSLILQPVVENAVKHGIAQRAQGGMIRITASRAAETLTLRITDDGPGLAPGWQGSTTGIGIANVRTRLQSFYGDASTLDLHNQPTGGVEVAMTLPLLMPEAA from the coding sequence GTGGCATCCATATGGCTCGGCTTCGGTATCCTTGCTGCCTCCCAGGCTGTCTTTTCTATGAAGTCCGAAGGCATGCATCACGCGTGGATACGGCTCTTCCTCATCACCTCCGTCGCGTGGTTTCCCTGGGCGCTGGTAACGCCCCTTATTTCACGCCTCGCACGCCTTTTCCCTCTCGCACGTGCATGGCCCATACATCTCGTCTTTTGCGTCACCATAGGCGCAGCCTACTCCGCGTGGAACGCCTGGCTCGAAGTCCTCTTCAATCCGTACGCCTATGCCACGCTCCCACGGTTTGCACCCGCCTTCACCGGCCACTTCTTCAACGAGATCGTCTCTGCACTCGTGCTCTACGGAGCCATCCTCGCTGTTAGCTCCGTCATCGACTCCCGCGACCGTCTCCATGCTCAGCAGACTGAGACAGCGCGACTCAACGAGCAGCTCTCCCTTGCACAGCTCGACGCCCTCCGCCGTCAGATCGAACCGCACTTCCTGTTCAACACCCTTAACTCCATCGCTGCACTTGTCCGCGAACACCGCAACAGTGACGCCATCGACATGGTTGCCGGCCTCAGCGACCTCCTGCGTCGCTCGCTCGATACCGCCCCGCTCCAACAGGTTTCGCTTCACGAGGAAGTGGCATTCGTGCGAAAGTATCTCGATATACAGAAAATGCGCTTCGCCGATCGCCTGCAGATTCAGTTGGAAGTCCCTAGTGAACTCAACGATGCTCGGGTTCCCAGCCTTATTCTGCAGCCCGTGGTCGAAAACGCGGTGAAGCACGGCATCGCGCAACGCGCACAGGGCGGCATGATTCGCATTACCGCATCGCGTGCGGCAGAAACACTTACTCTCCGCATCACGGATGACGGACCTGGTCTCGCGCCCGGCTGGCAGGGCTCGACTACCGGCATTGGCATTGCCAACGTTCGCACTCGCCTGCAATCTTTCTACGGGGACGCGTCGACCCTCGACCTCCACAACCAGCCTACTGGCGGTGTCGAGGTCGCTATGACCCTCCCGCTCCTGATGCCTGAGGCGGCTTGA
- a CDS encoding LytR/AlgR family response regulator transcription factor, producing the protein MSIARAIRTLIVDDEPLARSNILTLLRNDPTIEILGECGSGAEALRIIRAAKPDLIFLDIEMPELDGFDVVEMLGADQPRAIIFVTAYDQYAVRAFDSGALDYLLKPFDDARFHRALDRARERIAAGGANVAKPSHITLKSAGQILFLKLTDIDWIEAADYYTCLHTGPRQHLLRRSITDLEDELDPEAFCRIHRSAIVRLDRVQGLKLNESGDYDVLLHTGVTLRLSRTYRPQLQSRLGLRSADSPVSSGQG; encoded by the coding sequence ATGTCAATCGCAAGAGCCATCCGCACCCTCATCGTCGACGACGAACCCCTCGCCCGCAGCAACATCCTTACGCTTCTACGCAACGATCCCACAATCGAAATTCTCGGTGAGTGCGGCTCCGGGGCCGAAGCGCTTCGGATAATCCGAGCCGCCAAACCCGACCTCATCTTCCTCGACATCGAGATGCCTGAACTCGACGGCTTCGATGTGGTCGAGATGCTCGGCGCCGACCAGCCCCGCGCGATCATCTTTGTTACGGCATACGATCAGTACGCCGTCCGGGCCTTTGACTCCGGCGCTCTCGACTATCTCCTCAAACCCTTCGACGACGCCCGCTTCCACCGCGCCCTGGATCGAGCACGCGAGCGCATTGCTGCCGGGGGCGCCAATGTGGCGAAACCCAGTCACATCACCCTCAAGAGCGCCGGCCAGATCCTGTTCCTCAAGCTCACCGACATCGACTGGATCGAAGCCGCTGACTACTATACCTGCCTCCACACCGGTCCCAGACAGCATCTTCTGCGCCGCAGCATCACCGATCTCGAAGACGAACTGGATCCCGAGGCATTCTGTCGCATCCACCGTTCGGCAATCGTCCGCTTAGACAGAGTGCAGGGCCTTAAGCTGAACGAATCTGGAGATTACGACGTCCTTCTTCACACTGGCGTCACTCTCCGCCTAAGCCGAACCTACCGCCCCCAACTTCAATCCCGCCTGGGTCTCCGCTCTGCGGACTCTCCTGTTTCTTCTGGACAAGGTTAG
- a CDS encoding cytochrome P460 family protein: MQTLAKSLLLLATTLLLCAMPQSKPSTHAPQFTSDGQLKAPEDYRTWIYLSTGFDMSYTARARKPEHHMFDNVFVPQESYAVFLKTGTWPEETMLALEEREGKSKGSINHDGNFQDTEVTGFEVHVKDSKRFANGWAFFRFSGEGKPGVMIPTTTDCYSCHAQHAAVDTTFVQFYPTLLPIAKIKGTLSANYKKETE; the protein is encoded by the coding sequence ATGCAAACCCTAGCGAAAAGCCTCCTCTTACTTGCCACGACACTGCTTCTTTGTGCGATGCCTCAGTCGAAGCCTTCGACTCATGCGCCACAGTTCACCAGCGATGGACAGCTGAAGGCGCCTGAGGACTATCGGACATGGATCTATCTTTCAACGGGCTTTGATATGAGCTACACCGCGAGGGCCAGGAAGCCGGAGCATCATATGTTTGACAACGTGTTTGTCCCCCAGGAGTCCTATGCAGTGTTTCTGAAGACGGGAACGTGGCCAGAGGAGACCATGCTTGCACTGGAAGAACGCGAGGGAAAGAGCAAGGGTTCGATCAATCACGATGGGAACTTTCAGGACACTGAGGTGACGGGCTTCGAGGTGCACGTCAAGGATTCGAAGCGGTTCGCAAATGGATGGGCGTTCTTTCGATTTTCCGGCGAGGGAAAACCAGGCGTGATGATTCCCACGACGACGGATTGCTATAGCTGCCATGCACAGCATGCGGCAGTGGATACAACGTTCGTACAGTTCTATCCGACGCTGCTACCGATTGCGAAGATCAAGGGGACGTTGAGTGCGAACTATAAGAAGGAAACAGAATAG
- a CDS encoding Tex family protein, with product MAALTSLDPQILLHIAQTLNLPLHGVLAVMSLLDEGSTVPFIARYRKEATGNLDEVQIRDTEEKLAYFRELVSRRETILASIAEQGKLTDDLKARIAATLDRSELEDLYLPYRPKRRTKATIAREKGLEPLGQYIWAQTPAAEGLMELAQSLVDPAKEVATVEDALEGARHIVAELISEDAAVRKAARHLMFEEGLIVSRKSFDAKDEQEKFKMYYEYREPVKTIPSHRMLAVRRGEAESVLYWLIELEEPRIMGVLRSSILRVEGDWTAQLNLAIEDCWKRLLNASIQGELRLELKRRSDTDAIQVFRENLQHLLLAAPAGPIGVLGIDPGLRTGCKIAIVDETGKFLAHDVIYPHTGRTTEATQKLAALVAKHNVRAIAIGNGTASRETDAFVRDFFQEKKIDGIFRVTVSESGASIYSASDIARQEFPDLDLTVRGAISIARRLQDPLSELVKVDPKSIGVGQYQHDVDQRQLQQSLETVIESCVNRVGVDLNTASWTLLRYVAGVSERIALNIVSFRDTNGRFRSRAQLHEVPGIGPKTFEQAAGFLRIRNGDEPLDSTAVHPESYPLVAQIASSLDTPVAELIRSPQLLAKVKATDFSAGTFTLQDILEELKKPGRDPRDQFVAAAFNESVRELSDVQPGMVLEGVVTNVTKFGAFIDIGVHQDGLVHISEISNRFIKDPSEVLKAGQIVKAKVLTADTKTKRIALSIKALQAPSSPKPKGPAAPKPVASMDDKLAALSTKWRVSAN from the coding sequence ATGGCTGCCCTCACATCGCTTGACCCCCAGATTCTCCTTCACATCGCGCAAACTCTCAATCTGCCTCTGCACGGCGTTCTCGCCGTCATGTCGCTGTTGGACGAGGGCTCGACTGTCCCCTTTATCGCCCGTTATCGCAAGGAAGCGACAGGCAACCTCGACGAGGTCCAGATTCGGGATACGGAGGAGAAGCTCGCTTACTTCCGCGAGCTTGTGTCGCGCAGGGAGACGATCCTTGCTTCTATCGCGGAGCAGGGAAAGCTAACCGACGATCTGAAGGCCCGTATCGCCGCGACATTGGACCGGAGCGAACTGGAAGACCTCTACCTGCCCTATCGGCCGAAGCGTCGCACGAAGGCGACCATCGCTCGCGAGAAGGGGCTGGAGCCGCTGGGCCAGTACATCTGGGCGCAGACGCCTGCTGCAGAGGGTTTGATGGAGTTGGCGCAGTCACTCGTCGATCCTGCGAAAGAAGTGGCTACCGTGGAGGATGCGCTTGAGGGCGCGCGCCATATCGTGGCGGAACTCATCAGTGAGGACGCAGCGGTTCGCAAGGCGGCGCGTCACTTGATGTTCGAAGAGGGCCTGATCGTCAGCCGCAAGAGCTTCGATGCGAAGGACGAGCAGGAAAAGTTCAAGATGTACTACGAGTATCGCGAGCCCGTGAAGACGATTCCTTCGCATCGCATGCTTGCGGTTCGGCGGGGTGAAGCGGAGAGCGTTCTGTACTGGCTTATCGAGCTGGAAGAGCCGCGCATTATGGGCGTACTTCGCTCCAGCATTCTGCGTGTTGAAGGGGACTGGACGGCTCAACTCAATCTTGCGATTGAGGACTGCTGGAAGCGGCTTCTCAATGCGTCGATCCAGGGAGAGCTGCGATTGGAGCTGAAGCGGCGTTCCGATACGGATGCGATCCAGGTCTTCCGCGAGAATCTGCAGCACCTTCTGCTGGCTGCTCCTGCGGGTCCTATCGGCGTACTGGGGATCGATCCTGGTCTGCGTACAGGCTGCAAAATCGCGATTGTGGACGAGACGGGCAAGTTCCTGGCTCATGATGTGATCTATCCCCACACTGGCAGGACGACCGAGGCCACGCAGAAGCTGGCGGCGCTGGTGGCGAAGCATAACGTTCGCGCCATCGCTATCGGGAACGGCACGGCTTCTCGTGAGACCGATGCTTTTGTCCGCGACTTCTTCCAGGAGAAGAAGATCGACGGCATCTTCCGGGTGACGGTCTCGGAGTCCGGGGCGAGTATCTACTCTGCCTCCGATATCGCGCGGCAGGAGTTCCCGGATCTGGACCTTACCGTTCGTGGCGCAATCTCCATCGCGCGGCGGCTACAAGACCCGCTCTCCGAGTTGGTGAAGGTCGATCCCAAGTCCATTGGCGTGGGGCAGTATCAGCATGATGTGGATCAGCGCCAGTTGCAGCAGTCGCTGGAGACGGTGATCGAGAGCTGCGTGAACCGTGTGGGTGTCGATCTCAATACGGCTTCGTGGACGCTGTTGCGCTATGTCGCGGGCGTTAGCGAACGCATCGCGCTCAATATCGTCAGCTTCCGCGATACGAATGGGCGCTTTCGTTCGCGCGCGCAGCTTCATGAGGTACCGGGCATCGGGCCGAAGACGTTTGAGCAGGCGGCGGGATTTCTGCGCATTCGCAATGGCGATGAGCCGCTCGATAGCACGGCGGTGCACCCGGAGTCGTATCCTCTGGTCGCTCAGATTGCCAGCTCGCTCGATACGCCGGTCGCCGAACTTATCCGCAGCCCTCAGCTGCTGGCCAAGGTAAAGGCAACCGACTTTTCCGCGGGCACGTTCACCCTGCAGGACATTCTGGAAGAGTTGAAGAAGCCGGGCCGCGATCCGCGCGATCAGTTTGTGGCGGCGGCGTTCAACGAGTCGGTGCGTGAATTGTCGGATGTGCAGCCGGGGATGGTGCTGGAGGGCGTCGTTACCAATGTGACGAAGTTCGGGGCCTTTATCGATATTGGTGTTCACCAGGATGGTCTGGTGCACATCTCCGAGATCTCGAATCGCTTTATCAAAGATCCGTCGGAGGTCTTGAAGGCCGGACAGATCGTCAAGGCGAAGGTGTTGACGGCGGACACGAAGACGAAGCGCATTGCGCTGTCGATCAAGGCGCTGCAGGCACCGTCCTCTCCAAAGCCCAAGGGGCCGGCGGCGCCGAAGCCGGTAGCTTCGATGGACGATAAGCTGGCGGCGCTTTCTACGAAGTGGCGGGTTAGTGCCAACTGA
- a CDS encoding sugar porter family MFS transporter — MSINRYIVRSTFVGALGGLLFGFDTAVISGTTAGLTHAYSLSHNQLGITVAIALVGTVIGAATAGSLGQRYGSREMLRLTAILYVLSAIGCAFAPSWVFLLAARFLGGLGIGGSSVLGPVYIAELAPPKLRGRLVGTFQINIVVGILLAYLSNYLISLLNLGAREWRFQLGIASVPAAIFFALLFGIPRSARWLTTQDRLDEAREVLEMMGSPNSEAELADIRESLHMELNQKQASLFESTGNRLRYGKPIFLAIAIGAFNQLSGINAILYYLNDIFAAAGFSRVSGNMQAVAIGAMNLVATLVGMTLIDRVGRKMLLLIGAIGTAICLSIVAVIFATNQHKVMLVWALVAYIAFFAISQGAVVWVYISEIFPTRVRGKGQSLGSGTHWVLNAALSWIFPVIAARSGAYPFIFFAAMMVLQFIVVLVFFPETKQVSLEELQRKLKIA, encoded by the coding sequence TTGTCCATCAATAGATACATCGTGCGCAGCACCTTCGTCGGAGCGCTTGGCGGACTGCTGTTCGGGTTCGATACCGCCGTGATTTCAGGAACGACCGCCGGGCTGACCCACGCCTATTCTCTCTCGCATAACCAGCTCGGCATCACCGTAGCCATCGCGCTGGTCGGCACGGTAATCGGCGCTGCAACGGCGGGCTCGCTGGGCCAGCGCTATGGATCGCGCGAGATGCTGCGGCTCACGGCGATTCTGTATGTGCTCTCAGCCATTGGATGTGCGTTCGCCCCAAGCTGGGTCTTCCTGCTGGCAGCCCGCTTCCTGGGAGGATTGGGCATCGGCGGCTCGTCCGTACTCGGCCCCGTTTATATCGCGGAACTGGCTCCTCCAAAGCTGCGCGGCCGGCTCGTCGGCACGTTCCAGATCAATATCGTCGTCGGCATTCTGCTTGCCTATCTTTCGAACTATCTGATCAGCCTCTTGAACCTGGGTGCGCGCGAGTGGCGCTTCCAGCTTGGGATTGCTTCGGTTCCTGCCGCGATCTTTTTCGCCCTGCTCTTCGGCATCCCGCGTAGCGCACGCTGGCTCACAACCCAGGACAGGCTCGACGAAGCACGCGAGGTCCTCGAGATGATGGGCTCGCCCAACTCCGAAGCCGAGCTCGCCGATATCCGCGAGTCCCTGCATATGGAGCTCAACCAGAAACAGGCCTCGCTCTTCGAATCCACCGGCAACCGGCTGCGCTACGGCAAGCCGATCTTTCTAGCCATCGCCATCGGCGCGTTCAACCAGCTCAGCGGCATCAATGCGATTCTCTACTACCTGAACGATATCTTTGCCGCAGCAGGCTTCAGCCGCGTCTCCGGCAACATGCAGGCAGTAGCTATCGGTGCGATGAACCTGGTGGCGACGCTCGTCGGCATGACCTTGATCGACCGCGTTGGCCGCAAGATGCTCTTGCTGATCGGCGCGATTGGCACAGCGATCTGTCTCTCCATCGTTGCAGTGATCTTTGCCACGAACCAGCATAAGGTCATGCTGGTCTGGGCTCTTGTCGCCTACATCGCCTTCTTCGCCATCTCGCAGGGAGCAGTCGTCTGGGTTTATATCAGCGAGATCTTTCCAACGCGCGTTCGAGGCAAAGGACAGAGCCTCGGCTCCGGTACGCACTGGGTCCTGAATGCGGCCCTCTCGTGGATCTTTCCAGTGATCGCCGCTCGCTCCGGGGCGTATCCGTTCATCTTCTTCGCGGCGATGATGGTGCTTCAATTCATCGTCGTTCTGGTGTTCTTCCCCGAGACCAAACAGGTCTCTCTGGAAGAGCTGCAACGCAAGCTGAAGATCGCGTAG
- a CDS encoding multidrug effflux MFS transporter yields the protein MAHLHRQSIWIIVLLGALCVVTPFAVDMYLPAFAAIAHEYRTTTPAISLTLSTYFVGFSLGQMIYGPLLDRFGRKRPLYVGLAVYILSSVGCATAHSLKMFVALRFLEALGGCVAQVGAIAMVRDFFPVKESAKIFSLLFLMIGVSPLLAPTIGSLLLAGMGWRWIFVLLAAIAFVILTVTFLLLPEGHQPDHSVSLRPGPMISSFWNILKQPQFLTYTLAGAFSFAGLFAYVAGSPIIFMDGFHLGTKAFGIVFAVLVMGFIGGNQLNVVLLRKFTSQQIFFIALILQVAIGAIFFAGMLGHMLGLKATLVLFFAFLSCIGLTYPNSAALALAPFSSHAGRASALLGCLQTGTGALISMGIGMLGASSVVSLLSSTALVALAVLLVGRMGIRELIVSEESDAVVIH from the coding sequence TTGGCGCATCTTCACCGCCAGAGTATCTGGATTATTGTTTTGTTGGGCGCGCTCTGCGTTGTGACCCCTTTTGCGGTCGACATGTATCTTCCTGCGTTTGCGGCGATCGCCCATGAGTACAGGACGACCACTCCCGCGATCTCGCTCACGCTTTCCACCTACTTTGTGGGCTTCTCGCTGGGGCAGATGATCTATGGGCCTCTGCTGGATCGCTTTGGAAGAAAGCGGCCGCTGTATGTCGGGCTGGCGGTTTACATCCTGTCCTCAGTCGGTTGTGCGACGGCCCATAGCCTGAAGATGTTTGTGGCTCTGCGATTTCTTGAGGCGCTGGGCGGTTGCGTGGCGCAGGTCGGTGCAATTGCCATGGTGCGGGACTTCTTTCCTGTGAAAGAGAGCGCCAAGATCTTCTCGCTGTTGTTCCTGATGATCGGTGTCTCTCCGCTGTTGGCGCCCACGATCGGCAGCCTGCTGCTGGCCGGCATGGGATGGCGATGGATCTTCGTGCTGCTGGCGGCGATTGCGTTTGTCATCCTGACGGTTACGTTTCTGTTGCTGCCGGAAGGGCATCAGCCGGACCATTCCGTCTCGCTACGTCCCGGGCCGATGATCAGTAGCTTTTGGAATATTCTGAAGCAGCCGCAGTTCTTGACCTACACGCTAGCCGGGGCGTTTTCCTTTGCCGGACTCTTTGCCTACGTGGCGGGGTCGCCCATCATCTTCATGGATGGGTTTCACCTGGGGACGAAAGCGTTTGGAATCGTCTTCGCTGTCCTGGTGATGGGCTTTATCGGCGGCAACCAGTTGAATGTTGTTTTGTTGCGAAAGTTCACCAGCCAGCAGATCTTCTTTATCGCGCTGATCCTGCAGGTTGCTATCGGAGCCATCTTCTTTGCTGGAATGCTCGGACATATGCTGGGGCTGAAAGCGACGCTGGTGCTGTTCTTTGCGTTTCTTTCCTGCATCGGCCTGACTTATCCGAACTCGGCCGCGCTGGCGCTGGCTCCCTTTTCGAGCCATGCCGGACGGGCCTCTGCACTGCTGGGCTGTCTGCAGACAGGGACAGGGGCGCTGATCTCGATGGGCATAGGAATGCTTGGTGCCAGCTCTGTGGTGTCGCTACTGTCCTCGACGGCCCTGGTGGCCCTGGCCGTTCTTCTGGTGGGCCGGATGGGGATTCGCGAGTTGATCGTGAGTGAAGAGTCGGATGCCGTGGTGATTCACTAG